The nucleotide sequence ACTCCTTTATCTGTTTTTTCCCCTACTATTGTTTATATCCTCGCCTTGTCGCCGTTTTTGTGGCGTTGCGAGGAGCGTTTTATTCCATAGTTTTCATAGGAATTGCGACGTGGCAATCTTCGTCTTTATCATTGTTCTTATTTCGTGAAAAAAGTATGTGTCTATGAACGAATTAGGGGTGCTGCTACAACTCAAGTAAGAACCTGCTTGTACTGGAATCTCTGAAAACCTTCTAAACTCAAATCTATAAGTCCCAGTATTATAGGCATAAGGTTACCGTTGTAGTGCCATATGTTGTTCTGATTTCCTTTGAACTTCCTTTTTTTATCTCACTTTAAGTTCATTCTGGGAAATTTTCCTTCAGGGTTTCCGCACATATCGTGAAGAAGTGTCATAAATTTGCACAGGTTTTCAAAAGTGGCAAGGGGCTGTATAGAGTGGTCGGTGTTGGGAAAATAATATCCTTCTTTCATCATAGGTATAGCTTTGTCCATTATTTCCTTTTCTATAAGATTTGCATTACCTGCGTTTAGCACTTCTTTCTCAAGCCAACCGCAAAAAATGAATTTCTGATGTTTTTTGCGAAGTGTGAAAAGGTCGTTGCTAGCTTTAACTTTGCAAGGGAAAAGTCCATTAACTCCGTAACGGCTGAATATCTCCGTAAGCTCCATTATATTTCCATCTGAATCTACTGCGACCATATCTACCCCGCTTGAAGCGGCACAATCGCAGACCTCCCTGTACCCCTGACCAAAAAATTTGTCGAATTGCTCTGGAGATATCAGCATACCATGGTTGTAACACATATCTTCCCACTTAAAAACTATTTCGGGTTTAAGACGTTCTATGAGAGGGAAAATGTATTTCCGCGCATACTCAAGGGCTCTGTCTGTAATTTCCTGCACCAGTTCTGGATCGTCATAGAAAATGAGGCTTACATTTTCGGTTCCAAATAAATTGCGGATATCCCCGTAGCCACGTATTCCTGGATTTATTAAAAGAGGATAATCTCTGTTGTCAAAACGTTTACAGTTTTCTTCAATCTCTTCTTTTGACATAAACGTTTTAGGTACAGTGGGGGATTTGTAGAACTCCCATGATTTTCTATCCGTTAAAGGGTATTTTATAAATTCTGGCATACCGTAAGCCCTCGTATTACCTTCCATTTGGCGTCGGATTATCGAGCCGTTTTCCGATTCGGTTATCTCGTACCCGTTTTCAATTCTCGTGGTTGTCTTGAAACCTTCCATACCGCTGGCTATATAAAAATCAAGAGATGTCGGTCCCATTGTTCCCCAGTAGTCTTTCCAGCTTTCAACATCTCTCTCCCCATTTTTATGGCGTCCTACGTAAGCGGGCATACCAGTTGCAACCAGCCTGTCGAGGACGTAATCTGTTGGCGGTAGGCTCAGGCTGGAACCTTGGAAACCGAAGATAGGCATATAGTAGGGTTTTTCAAAATGTGCGACAGCTTTAAATCTTTCTCTGTTATTCATTTTTCTGAACAAATATTAAGTTAACCTCGTCTCGCCTATTGAGAACCTGCCTGCATAAATCTTTTGTGCAGGTAGACCCTTCTTCACACTATACAAAGAAGGTTGAGGTTTATCCTTTAAAAAATTCAGTTAAACTTTATCAATATCCTTACAAATAGTTAAATTTAATTCGTAAATATTCGTAAAAACCGTCATTATAATGATAGAAACAAGCCTCCTCCGGTAAACGATACTTAGAGAGGATTACTACATGGTATCACTATAATAGATAGAGGGTAAGAGTTTAACAGTTTTTGTATCTCTTATATCATTCTTTTTACTGCAATAATACTAAGAACATCTGCTACTTCTTCAGAAAGGTCTGAGATACAACCTATCTCAGTAACAAGTTCTTTAAGGAGTATTTTTTCTCCAAGTTGGTATTCTGAAGAAAAAATCATTCTAATAAGTTCCCTCTCTTTTCTATCAGAAAAACTCTCTTTCTCATCTACTTCTTTTACACAATTTTTTACATCCCTTGTATTTGTAAAAAGAATTTTAAAACCTTTAATAGCACTAACATAAGCTTCCATATTTATATCTATAAGATTTTTGAATTCTGTATGAAACTCATCTGGAATTAAGAGGCTTTCTGTTTCAATCTGATACAGAACAGATTGAGCTTTGTTAAAAACCTTGTCTATCGATTCTATAACTTCAAGAATATCTCCTCTTGATTCTGGAATAAGGGATTTTTCATAAAAGGAGATTTCTATATCTCGTCTTGTGTCGTCCGCTTTTGACTCTGCTGAATGGGTTTCATCTATAAGTTTTATAAATAGGTCTGTTATTCCTTCTTCAAAATATATTGATATGGTTTTATTAAAAAGCCGTATACTTTCATACATCTGTAAAAGATACTCTTCAACCATAAGATATATGGCATTGGTTTTTCTTCTAAAGAAAGAAAACCAAACTTTCCTTGGTTCTATTTTTTCAGACATATATTCCTCTTAGAGTTTTTTACCAACTGCTTTAGCAACAGGCTCAATTTCTTTCATAAAATCTGCAAACATTTCAGGATTTAAAGATTGGAAACCATCAGAAAGGGCCATCTCTGGTTGTGGATGAACCTCTATAATAAGTCCATCTGCCCCTGCAGCAATAGCCGCTTTACTCATAGGCAATATAAGGTCTCTTCTGCCTGTTCCATGGCTTGGGTCAACAAAGACAGGAAGGTGAGTCTCTTTTTTTAATACTGGCACCGCACACAGGTCAAGGGTGTTTCTTGTAAAGTGGGAATCAAATGTTCTTATACCTCTTTCACAAAGTATTACTTCTTTGTTTCCACCTTTTAAAATATATTCTGTACAACTTAAAAATTCTGAAATTGTTGCAGAAAAAGCTCTCTTTAGAAGGACAGGTTTTTTTACTTTTCCAACCTTCTGCAACAACCTATAATTGAACATATTTCTTGTTCCTATCTGTAAAATATCTGCTACTTCCATAACTCCGTCAACCTCTTCGGGAGAAAGAACCTCTGTGATTACTGGTATATTATATTTTCTTTTTGCTTCTCTAAGAATTTGAAGCCCTTCAAAACCAAGTCCGTCAAAAGAATAAGGAGAAGTTCTTGGTTTAAATGCGCCTCCTCTTAACATCTTTGCTCCAGAGTTTTGAACAAGTTTTGCAGTTTTTAATAGTTGTTGTTCACTTTCTATTGAGCAAGGTCCTGCAATAATGGTAAGGTTGTCTCCTCCAATTTTTAGGTCACCGATTTTTATAATAGTATCTTCTGGGCGGAACTCTCTACTTGCAAGTTTGTACTCTTTTAAGATACTTATTACGTTTGAAACACCGGGAAGGATTTTGAAAACTTCATCAGGCACTCCTCTTGTATCTCCAATAAGACCTATAATAGTTTTTTCAGCACCTTCACTATAATTTACATCAAAACCAAAAGATTTAATCTTTTTTATTACGTTATCTATATCCTTTTTAGTAGCAGTTGAACTCATTATAATTATATCAGCCATTTTGAACCTCCGTTGTAAATATTATGTTTTGTTTGTATCTTTTGCAGGGTATGACCCTAAAACTTTAAGAAAAACAGTCTCTTTTTCAAGTTCAGTAAGAACGCTTT is from bacterium and encodes:
- a CDS encoding DUF47 family protein, coding for MSEKIEPRKVWFSFFRRKTNAIYLMVEEYLLQMYESIRLFNKTISIYFEEGITDLFIKLIDETHSAESKADDTRRDIEISFYEKSLIPESRGDILEVIESIDKVFNKAQSVLYQIETESLLIPDEFHTEFKNLIDINMEAYVSAIKGFKILFTNTRDVKNCVKEVDEKESFSDRKERELIRMIFSSEYQLGEKILLKELVTEIGCISDLSEEVADVLSIIAVKRMI
- the aroF gene encoding 3-deoxy-7-phosphoheptulonate synthase, producing MADIIIMSSTATKKDIDNVIKKIKSFGFDVNYSEGAEKTIIGLIGDTRGVPDEVFKILPGVSNVISILKEYKLASREFRPEDTIIKIGDLKIGGDNLTIIAGPCSIESEQQLLKTAKLVQNSGAKMLRGGAFKPRTSPYSFDGLGFEGLQILREAKRKYNIPVITEVLSPEEVDGVMEVADILQIGTRNMFNYRLLQKVGKVKKPVLLKRAFSATISEFLSCTEYILKGGNKEVILCERGIRTFDSHFTRNTLDLCAVPVLKKETHLPVFVDPSHGTGRRDLILPMSKAAIAAGADGLIIEVHPQPEMALSDGFQSLNPEMFADFMKEIEPVAKAVGKKL